The following are encoded together in the Naumannella cuiyingiana genome:
- a CDS encoding NADPH-dependent FMN reductase has protein sequence MTQNTENRPHIVLVVGSTRPVRVGDQLAAQIAPVLAETTGLEVRTVDLTDLALPLLDEPVMAAATDDYANAHTREWSRIVRDAAAIVFLTPQYNFGYPGGLKNAIDYLYAEWQGKPALIISYGGRGGGAGAAQLRAVLEFIGLRLTDDDVAITLARDAYGPDGRLVDPATALGDTAEIADAGRALGALVSAPAVG, from the coding sequence ATGACACAGAACACGGAGAACCGGCCGCACATCGTGTTGGTGGTCGGCAGCACCCGCCCGGTCCGGGTCGGCGACCAGCTCGCCGCGCAGATCGCGCCCGTGCTGGCCGAGACGACCGGCCTGGAGGTACGCACGGTCGACCTGACCGACCTGGCACTGCCGCTGCTCGACGAGCCGGTGATGGCCGCCGCTACCGACGACTACGCCAACGCCCACACCCGCGAGTGGAGCCGGATCGTGCGCGACGCCGCGGCGATCGTCTTCCTGACCCCGCAGTACAACTTCGGCTACCCCGGCGGGCTGAAGAACGCCATCGACTACCTGTACGCCGAATGGCAGGGCAAGCCCGCACTGATCATCAGCTACGGCGGCCGCGGCGGCGGTGCCGGGGCTGCGCAACTGCGCGCGGTGCTCGAGTTCATCGGCCTGCGGCTGACCGACGACGATGTGGCGATCACGCTCGCCCGCGACGCCTACGGCCCGGACGGGCGGCTGGTCGACCCGGCCACCGCCCTCGGCGACACCGCCGAGATCGCCGACGCCGGACGTGCGCTCGGGGCCCTGGTCTCGGCGCCCGCCGTCGGCTGA
- a CDS encoding LysE/ArgO family amino acid transporter, producing MIIPMLTGLLTGLTLIIAIGAQNAFVLRQGLARSHVGLVVAICAASDAVLITAGVAGLGALVTAQPALLTVIRWAGAAFLIGYGALAIRRALRPGRLVAAEETAGSAWSAAAKVMALTWLNPHVYLDTVLLLGSIASQQGDPGRWWFAGGAVVASIGWFTALGFGARALRPLLATPAAWRVLDVVIGAIMIGIAIKLLLGG from the coding sequence GTGATCATCCCCATGCTGACGGGCCTGTTGACCGGGCTGACGCTGATCATCGCGATCGGCGCGCAGAACGCTTTCGTGCTGCGGCAAGGACTCGCCCGTTCCCACGTCGGGTTGGTGGTGGCGATCTGTGCCGCCTCCGATGCGGTGTTGATCACCGCGGGCGTCGCCGGCCTCGGCGCGTTGGTCACCGCGCAGCCGGCGCTGCTGACGGTGATCCGCTGGGCCGGGGCGGCGTTCCTGATCGGCTACGGCGCGTTGGCGATACGCCGTGCGTTGCGCCCGGGGAGGCTGGTGGCCGCCGAGGAGACCGCGGGCAGCGCCTGGTCGGCGGCGGCCAAGGTGATGGCCCTGACCTGGCTGAACCCGCACGTCTATCTGGACACCGTGCTGCTGCTCGGTTCGATCGCCAGCCAGCAGGGCGATCCCGGTCGCTGGTGGTTCGCCGGCGGTGCCGTCGTCGCGAGCATCGGGTGGTTCACCGCCCTCGGCTTCGGTGCCCGAGCGCTGCGACCGCTGCTGGCGACCCCGGCCGCCTGGCGGGTGCTGGACGTGGTCATCGGCGCGATCATGATCGGCATCGCGATCAAGCTCCTGCTGGGCGGTTGA
- a CDS encoding MIP/aquaporin family protein: MTPQIFVAETFGTAILLIFGCGVVANAILAKSKGNGGGWLMISWGWALGVFCGVFVAAKSGAHLNPAVTLGLLLKGDDFADGVPASVGTAFAYFAAQMLGAIIGAVVVWLAYRMHFDAEEDPANVLGVFSTGPQLRSPLWNLITEIIATFVLVFVIMSLAGTPNELGPLPVALLVLGIGIAIGGPTGYAINPARDLGPRIAHALLPIKHKGSSDWGYAWIPVVGPLIGGALAGVAAAALF; the protein is encoded by the coding sequence ATGACCCCCCAGATATTCGTCGCCGAGACCTTCGGCACGGCGATCTTGTTGATCTTCGGCTGCGGCGTGGTCGCCAATGCCATCCTCGCGAAGTCCAAGGGCAACGGCGGCGGCTGGCTGATGATCTCGTGGGGCTGGGCGCTCGGCGTCTTCTGCGGTGTCTTCGTCGCCGCGAAGTCCGGTGCCCACCTGAACCCGGCCGTCACCCTCGGCCTGCTGCTCAAGGGTGACGACTTCGCCGACGGCGTACCGGCCTCGGTCGGCACGGCATTCGCCTACTTCGCCGCCCAGATGCTCGGTGCGATCATCGGGGCCGTCGTCGTCTGGTTGGCGTACCGGATGCATTTCGACGCCGAGGAGGACCCGGCCAATGTGCTCGGCGTCTTCTCCACCGGGCCACAGTTGCGCAGTCCGCTGTGGAACCTGATCACCGAGATCATCGCGACCTTCGTGCTGGTCTTCGTGATCATGAGTTTGGCCGGTACGCCGAACGAGCTCGGCCCGCTGCCGGTCGCGTTGCTGGTGCTCGGCATCGGCATCGCCATCGGCGGACCGACCGGGTACGCCATCAATCCCGCCCGCGACCTCGGGCCGCGGATCGCCCACGCGCTGCTCCCGATCAAGCACAAGGGCTCCAGCGACTGGGGGTACGCCTGGATCCCGGTCGTCGGACCGCTGATCGGCGGTGCGCTCGCCGGGGTGGCCGCCGCGGCGCTCTTCTGA
- a CDS encoding VIT1/CCC1 transporter family protein: MSTTHPGEPHVSGWSSRLNWLRAGVLGANDGIVSVAGIVMAAAGATTDTAPIAIAGGAGLVAGALSMAVGEYVSVSTQRDSERALLRKERRELAELPEAELDELAAIYRDKGLSEKLAREVAVQLTAHDALGAHAEAELGIDPDELARPWQAAFASLISFTVGALLPLLAILLPPPSWRIAVTVGSVVLALLLTGWISARLGRAPRARAIARNIGGGCLAMAISYGVGTLIGHAI; the protein is encoded by the coding sequence ATGAGTACCACCCATCCGGGCGAGCCGCACGTCTCGGGCTGGTCGTCGCGGCTGAACTGGCTACGGGCCGGGGTGCTCGGCGCCAACGACGGGATCGTGTCGGTGGCGGGCATCGTGATGGCCGCCGCGGGCGCGACGACCGATACCGCGCCGATCGCCATCGCGGGCGGGGCGGGGTTGGTGGCCGGCGCGTTGAGCATGGCGGTCGGCGAGTACGTGTCGGTCAGCACGCAGCGCGACAGCGAACGGGCCCTGTTGCGCAAGGAGCGCCGCGAGCTGGCCGAGCTGCCGGAGGCGGAGCTCGACGAGCTGGCCGCGATCTACCGGGACAAGGGGCTGAGCGAGAAGCTGGCGCGGGAGGTCGCGGTGCAACTCACCGCACACGATGCGCTCGGCGCGCACGCCGAGGCCGAGCTCGGGATCGATCCCGACGAGCTGGCGCGCCCCTGGCAGGCGGCCTTCGCGTCCTTGATCAGCTTCACCGTCGGCGCGCTGCTGCCGCTGCTGGCGATCTTGCTGCCGCCGCCGAGCTGGCGGATCGCGGTCACGGTCGGTTCGGTCGTGCTGGCGCTGCTGCTCACCGGCTGGATCAGCGCCCGGCTCGGCCGGGCGCCGCGGGCCCGCGCGATCGCGCGCAATATCGGCGGTGGCTGCCTGGCGATGGCGATCAGCTACGGCGTCGGCACGCTGATCGGCCACGCGATCTGA
- the glpK gene encoding glycerol kinase GlpK produces the protein MADYVIAIDQGTTSSRAIVFDSAGSIVSSGQKEHEQILPRAGWVEHDPNEIWANTREVIGQALSRANLTRHDIAAVGITNQRETAVVWDKNTGEPVYNAIVWQDTRTQKIVDELAADGGVERFKDTVGLPLATYFSGTKIKWILDNVDGAREKAEAGDLLFGTTDSWLVWNLTGGTDGGVHITDVTNASRTMFMDLKTLAWDDDILAAFGVPKSMLPEIKSSSEVYGTVAASQLLRETPVAGILGDQQAATFGQVAFERGDAKNTYGTGNFLIVNTGTEIVRSENGLLTTVCYRIGDADPVYALEGSIAVTGSAIQWLRDQLGIISAAPEVEQLAESVEDNGGVYFVPAFSGLFAPYWRGDARGAIVGLTRFANKGHIARAALEATAFQTAEVLDAADSDAGVRMTELKVDGGMTANDALMQFQADILGIPVIRPKVIETTALGAAYAAGLAVGFWSSTEELVKNWQEDKRWEPQLDPAERDRLLRQWKKAVTKTFDWVDDDVR, from the coding sequence ATGGCCGACTACGTGATTGCCATCGATCAGGGCACGACCAGCAGCCGCGCCATCGTCTTCGACTCCGCGGGCTCGATCGTCTCGTCCGGCCAGAAGGAGCACGAGCAGATCCTGCCCCGCGCCGGCTGGGTGGAACACGACCCGAACGAGATCTGGGCCAATACCCGTGAGGTGATCGGGCAGGCATTGTCCCGGGCCAATCTGACCCGGCACGACATCGCCGCCGTCGGGATCACCAACCAGCGCGAGACCGCGGTGGTCTGGGACAAGAACACCGGTGAGCCGGTCTACAACGCGATCGTCTGGCAGGACACCCGGACCCAGAAGATCGTCGACGAGCTGGCCGCCGACGGCGGCGTCGAACGGTTCAAGGACACCGTCGGCCTACCGCTGGCCACCTATTTCTCCGGGACCAAGATCAAGTGGATCCTGGACAATGTCGACGGCGCGCGGGAGAAGGCCGAGGCCGGCGATCTGCTCTTCGGCACCACCGACTCCTGGTTGGTCTGGAATCTCACCGGCGGCACCGACGGCGGCGTGCACATCACCGACGTCACCAACGCGTCGCGGACGATGTTCATGGACCTGAAGACGCTCGCCTGGGATGACGACATCCTGGCCGCCTTCGGCGTACCGAAATCCATGCTGCCGGAGATCAAGTCCTCCTCCGAGGTCTACGGAACCGTCGCCGCGTCCCAACTGCTCCGCGAGACGCCGGTTGCCGGCATTCTCGGCGATCAACAGGCGGCGACCTTCGGCCAGGTCGCGTTCGAGCGCGGCGATGCGAAGAACACCTACGGCACCGGCAACTTCCTGATCGTCAACACCGGCACCGAGATCGTCCGCTCCGAGAACGGCCTGCTGACCACGGTCTGCTACCGGATCGGCGATGCCGACCCGGTCTATGCGCTGGAGGGATCGATCGCCGTCACCGGTTCGGCGATCCAGTGGCTGCGTGATCAACTCGGGATCATCTCCGCCGCACCCGAGGTCGAGCAGCTCGCCGAGTCGGTCGAGGACAACGGCGGGGTCTACTTCGTGCCGGCGTTCTCGGGCCTGTTCGCGCCGTACTGGCGTGGCGATGCCCGGGGTGCGATCGTCGGCCTGACCCGGTTCGCCAACAAGGGCCACATCGCCCGTGCGGCGCTGGAGGCAACGGCGTTCCAGACCGCCGAGGTGCTGGACGCCGCCGACAGCGATGCCGGGGTCCGGATGACCGAACTGAAGGTCGACGGCGGGATGACCGCGAACGACGCGCTGATGCAGTTCCAGGCCGACATCCTCGGCATCCCGGTGATCCGGCCGAAGGTGATCGAGACCACCGCACTCGGTGCCGCGTACGCCGCCGGGCTGGCGGTGGGCTTCTGGTCCTCCACCGAGGAGCTGGTGAAGAACTGGCAGGAGGACAAGCGCTGGGAGCCGCAGCTCGACCCGGCCGAGCGCGACCGGCTGCTGCGACAGTGGAAGAAGGCCGTCACCAAGACCTTCGACTGGGTGGACGACGACGTGCGCTGA
- a CDS encoding agmatine deiminase family protein translates to MADDGYADADPRRMRAMGGEMAWTMPDEGEPHTRTWLALGATETIWGDDLIDEVWENLADLAGTIAEFEEVSVLVRPSDVAEARELLAPTVRIVEHEIDDLWVRDTGPVFVRGDGLAGVDFNFNGWGGKQDHAADATVAAAVIAQAGATALGTELVLEGGALEVDGKGTAIITRSCVLNDNRNPGWSQQDVEAELARLLGIRKVIWLPGVAGRDITDGHTDFYARFVRPGVVVAALDEDPQSFDHEVTREHLALLNEATDADGGPLEVVTLTAPWAIREDFLTDDFAAGYVNYYVCNGAVIMPEFGDRRADTAAATKLRQLFPEREIVPVAIDGIAAGGGGIHCATQQQPAP, encoded by the coding sequence GTGGCTGACGATGGGTACGCCGACGCCGACCCGCGGCGCATGCGGGCGATGGGGGGCGAGATGGCGTGGACCATGCCCGACGAGGGCGAGCCGCACACGCGTACCTGGCTGGCGCTCGGCGCGACCGAGACGATCTGGGGCGACGACCTGATCGATGAGGTTTGGGAGAACCTCGCCGATCTCGCCGGAACCATCGCCGAGTTCGAGGAGGTCAGCGTCCTGGTCCGGCCGAGCGACGTCGCGGAGGCACGCGAGCTGCTGGCCCCGACGGTGCGGATCGTCGAACATGAGATCGACGATCTCTGGGTACGCGACACCGGCCCCGTCTTCGTGCGTGGCGACGGCCTCGCCGGTGTCGACTTCAACTTCAACGGCTGGGGTGGCAAGCAGGATCACGCGGCCGATGCCACGGTTGCCGCGGCCGTGATCGCGCAGGCCGGCGCCACCGCGCTGGGCACCGAGCTGGTCCTGGAGGGCGGCGCGCTGGAGGTCGATGGCAAGGGGACGGCAATCATCACGCGCAGTTGCGTGCTCAACGACAACCGCAACCCCGGCTGGTCCCAACAAGACGTCGAGGCCGAGTTGGCCCGGCTGCTCGGCATCCGCAAGGTGATCTGGCTGCCCGGTGTCGCCGGCCGCGACATCACCGACGGGCACACCGACTTCTATGCCCGCTTCGTCCGACCCGGCGTGGTGGTGGCGGCGTTGGACGAGGATCCGCAGTCGTTCGATCATGAAGTCACCCGCGAGCACCTGGCGCTGCTGAACGAGGCGACCGATGCCGACGGCGGCCCGCTGGAGGTCGTGACGCTGACGGCGCCGTGGGCGATTCGCGAGGACTTCCTGACCGACGATTTCGCCGCGGGCTATGTGAACTACTACGTCTGCAACGGGGCGGTGATCATGCCCGAGTTCGGCGATCGCCGCGCAGACACGGCGGCGGCGACGAAGCTGCGCCAGCTCTTCCCCGAGCGCGAGATCGTGCCGGTGGCGATCGACGGCATCGCCGCCGGTGGCGGGGGCATCCACTGCGCCACCCAGCAACAGCCGGCGCCGTGA
- a CDS encoding LysR family transcriptional regulator ArgP: MSDTRGWDRAQLEALAAAVDHETFDAAARALHITPSAFSQRIRALERSVGQLVLRRTKPCRTTPAGAELLRLARQLALLEDETAARLDGPGTVTTQLPLAINADSVGSWFAPVLAEIGTWPGVALRLRIEDQDHSADLLRSGETLAAVTSDPQPVQGCSIEPLGAMRYLPVATPELIERTGAVTSRGTIWSRLPLIRFNAKDDLQHGLLRRLGAEPGTPVHLVPSSADFAVAVRAGLGWGLVPEHQLGGDLKSGRLLRLGRRHVDIALHWQRWRLASDLLDRLTTAVRSAARAHLRTP, from the coding sequence ATGAGCGACACCCGAGGCTGGGATCGCGCCCAACTGGAGGCGCTGGCGGCCGCGGTCGACCACGAGACCTTCGACGCGGCGGCCCGCGCCCTGCACATCACCCCGTCGGCCTTCAGCCAGCGCATCCGGGCGCTGGAGCGCAGCGTCGGACAGCTCGTGCTGCGGCGTACCAAGCCGTGCCGAACCACCCCCGCCGGTGCGGAACTGCTCCGCCTGGCGCGCCAGCTCGCGCTGCTGGAGGACGAGACGGCGGCGCGGCTCGACGGGCCGGGCACCGTCACCACCCAGCTCCCGCTCGCGATCAATGCCGACTCCGTCGGCTCGTGGTTCGCCCCGGTACTGGCCGAGATCGGCACCTGGCCGGGCGTCGCACTGCGCCTCCGGATCGAGGACCAGGATCATTCCGCGGACCTGCTGCGCTCCGGCGAGACACTGGCCGCCGTCACCTCCGATCCGCAACCGGTCCAGGGCTGTTCGATCGAACCGCTCGGCGCGATGCGATATCTGCCCGTGGCGACCCCGGAGCTGATCGAACGCACCGGAGCGGTGACCTCGCGCGGAACGATCTGGTCGCGGCTACCGCTGATCCGGTTCAACGCCAAGGACGACCTCCAACACGGGCTGCTGCGCCGGCTCGGTGCCGAACCGGGTACGCCGGTCCACCTCGTCCCCAGCTCCGCCGACTTCGCCGTCGCGGTCCGCGCGGGACTGGGCTGGGGTCTGGTACCCGAGCACCAGTTGGGCGGCGACCTGAAATCCGGGCGCCTGTTGCGGCTCGGCCGCCGCCACGTCGACATCGCCCTGCACTGGCAGCGCTGGCGGCTGGCCTCGGACCTGCTGGACCGGCTCACCACGGCGGTACGCTCCGCCGCCCGCGCGCATCTGCGTACCCCCTGA
- a CDS encoding DNA gyrase/topoisomerase IV subunit B, whose translation MPSKPASKKPSARTSAAARPRSAATKQVDGGRDYEARHLLVLEGLEAVRKRPAMYIGSTDTRGLMHCLWEIIDNAVDEALMGFGDKITVSLNANGSLTVADTARGMPVDIEPRTGLSGVEVIFTKLHAGGKFGSGSYNAAGGLHGVGASVVNALSVRLDVEVDRNSATWGMSFSRGTPGTFAGDGPDAKFTPGGGLSKLRRAKKGLTGSRITWWPDPLIFGAEMKLAPEELVNRARQTSFLVPGLQLDITDARGHEPVAESFRHDGGISEFCEFLAPDQGVTEVLRLRGEDTFTETVPMLDDATGAMVPTDVERDVEIDIALRWGTGYDTVTRSFVNIIATPKGGTHVAGYERALTKIIAKTLDGTRLLKNGEEITKDDALEGLTSVVTVRLAEPQFEGQTKEVLGTPAVSRLVAKVVEAELGSFLTSTRAADKQQSRTVLEKVTAAMRTRVAARAQKEAQRRKTALESSSLPSKLRDCRSSDVDRTELFIVEGESAMGTAQAARRSEFQALFPIKGKILNTQRASIGEMLKNAECAQLIQVVGAGSGRTFDLDAARYGKIIFMADADADGAHIRCLLATLFFRYMRPLLDAGRVYTAVPPLHRFELKNPRKGQEKYLYTFTEHEYQRKLAELTKKGVRFDDPQRYKGLGEMNADQLAETTMDPRQRTLRRITVDDGAAAETTFEMLMGNEVGPRKEFLVDGAYQLDAERIDA comes from the coding sequence GTGCCCAGCAAGCCCGCATCGAAGAAGCCCTCCGCCCGCACCTCCGCGGCGGCGCGCCCGCGCAGCGCCGCGACCAAGCAGGTCGACGGCGGCCGCGACTACGAGGCCCGTCACCTGCTGGTGCTGGAGGGTCTGGAGGCGGTGCGCAAGCGCCCGGCGATGTACATCGGTTCGACCGACACGCGCGGCCTGATGCACTGCCTGTGGGAGATCATCGACAACGCCGTGGACGAGGCGCTGATGGGCTTCGGCGACAAGATCACGGTTTCGCTGAACGCGAACGGCTCCCTCACGGTCGCCGACACCGCGCGCGGCATGCCGGTCGACATCGAGCCGCGCACCGGCCTGTCCGGCGTCGAGGTGATCTTCACCAAGCTGCATGCCGGCGGCAAGTTCGGCAGCGGCTCCTACAACGCCGCGGGCGGCCTGCACGGCGTCGGCGCCTCGGTGGTGAATGCGCTGTCGGTGCGCCTCGACGTCGAGGTGGACCGCAATTCCGCGACCTGGGGGATGTCGTTCTCCCGGGGTACGCCGGGCACCTTCGCCGGCGACGGGCCGGACGCGAAGTTCACCCCCGGCGGGGGGCTGAGCAAGCTCCGGCGCGCCAAGAAGGGGCTCACCGGGTCCCGGATCACCTGGTGGCCGGACCCGCTGATCTTCGGCGCGGAGATGAAGTTGGCGCCGGAGGAGTTGGTCAACCGCGCGCGGCAGACCAGTTTCCTGGTGCCGGGCCTGCAGCTCGACATCACCGACGCGCGGGGGCACGAGCCGGTTGCCGAGTCCTTCCGGCACGACGGCGGGATCTCGGAGTTCTGCGAGTTCCTGGCCCCGGACCAGGGCGTGACCGAGGTGCTGCGGCTGCGCGGGGAGGACACCTTCACCGAGACGGTGCCGATGCTGGACGACGCCACCGGCGCCATGGTCCCGACCGACGTCGAGCGCGACGTGGAGATCGACATCGCGCTGCGCTGGGGGACCGGCTACGACACGGTCACCCGTTCGTTCGTCAACATCATCGCCACCCCCAAGGGCGGCACCCACGTCGCCGGCTACGAGCGCGCACTGACCAAGATCATCGCCAAGACGCTGGACGGCACCCGCCTGCTGAAGAACGGCGAGGAGATCACCAAGGACGACGCGCTGGAGGGGTTGACCTCGGTGGTCACCGTGCGGCTCGCGGAGCCGCAGTTCGAGGGGCAGACCAAGGAGGTGCTCGGTACGCCGGCCGTCTCGCGGCTGGTGGCCAAGGTGGTCGAGGCCGAGCTCGGATCCTTCCTGACCTCGACCAGGGCCGCGGACAAGCAGCAGTCGCGGACGGTGCTCGAGAAGGTCACCGCCGCCATGCGGACCCGGGTGGCCGCCCGCGCGCAGAAGGAGGCGCAGCGCCGCAAGACCGCGCTCGAGTCGTCGTCCCTGCCGTCCAAGCTGCGCGACTGCCGCTCCTCCGACGTGGACCGGACCGAGCTGTTCATCGTCGAGGGCGAGTCCGCGATGGGCACCGCCCAGGCCGCGCGGCGCAGCGAGTTCCAGGCGCTGTTCCCGATCAAGGGCAAGATCCTGAACACCCAGCGCGCCTCGATCGGCGAGATGCTCAAGAACGCCGAGTGCGCGCAACTGATCCAGGTGGTGGGGGCCGGCTCCGGGCGTACCTTCGATCTTGACGCCGCCCGCTACGGCAAGATCATCTTCATGGCCGACGCCGACGCCGACGGCGCGCACATCCGGTGCCTGCTGGCCACGCTGTTCTTCCGCTACATGCGACCGCTGCTGGACGCCGGGCGGGTCTACACCGCCGTGCCTCCGCTGCACCGCTTCGAGCTGAAGAACCCGCGCAAGGGCCAGGAGAAGTACCTCTACACGTTCACCGAGCACGAGTACCAGCGCAAGCTCGCCGAGCTGACCAAGAAGGGGGTCCGGTTCGACGATCCGCAGCGCTACAAGGGCCTCGGCGAGATGAATGCCGACCAGCTCGCCGAGACCACGATGGATCCGCGGCAGCGGACGCTGCGCCGGATCACCGTCGACGACGGCGCCGCGGCCGAGACCACCTTCGAGATGCTGATGGGCAACGAGGTCGGGCCGCGCAAGGAGTTCCTGGTCGACGGGGCATACCAATTGGATGCGGAGCGGATCGACGCCTGA
- a CDS encoding ATP-binding cassette domain-containing protein, with protein sequence MGHVDLSGIGHDLPDGRRLLDDVSFRVGEGAKVALVGANGAGKSTLLRMIAGELDPHRGTISRSGGLGIMRQAVGKGSDDVRELLLSVAPPRVRAAAADVDRLELALMEADDEPTQLRYAAALAEYADAGGYELEVVWDACCTAALGVGFDRVRWRELTTLSGGEQKRLVLEALLRGPDEVLILDEPDNYLDVPAKEWLEGRLTESPKTVLFVSHDRELMARTATRVVTLELGAAGNTAWVHPAGFGTYHAARRERFARLEELRRRWDEEHHKLRELMLMYKNKAAYNADMASRYRAAQTRLKRFVDAGPPQAIPREQQVRMRLRGGRTAKRAVIIEDLELTGLMRPFDLEVWYGERVAVLGSNGSGKSHFLRLLAAGGSDPDTEHRPVGELIIEPVGHTGRARLGARVRPGWFVQTHDHPELIGRTLLEILHRGDDHRTGLPREEASRKLDRYELAGSAEQPFESLSGGQQARFQILLLELSGATLLLLDEPTDNLDVESAEALEEGLAGFDGTVLAVTHDRWFARDFDRFLVFGGDGEVRESAEPVWTSERVRRAR encoded by the coding sequence GTGGGACACGTGGACCTGTCCGGGATCGGCCATGACCTGCCGGACGGCCGGCGGCTGCTGGACGACGTGAGCTTCCGTGTCGGCGAGGGAGCCAAGGTCGCGCTCGTGGGTGCGAACGGCGCCGGCAAGTCCACCCTGCTGCGAATGATCGCCGGCGAGCTGGACCCGCACCGGGGCACGATCTCGCGTTCGGGCGGGCTCGGCATCATGCGCCAGGCCGTGGGCAAGGGCTCCGACGACGTGCGCGAACTGCTGTTGTCGGTCGCACCGCCGCGGGTACGCGCGGCCGCCGCCGACGTGGACCGGCTCGAACTCGCGCTGATGGAGGCCGACGACGAACCCACCCAGTTGCGGTACGCCGCGGCACTGGCGGAGTACGCCGACGCGGGCGGCTACGAGCTGGAGGTCGTCTGGGACGCCTGCTGCACCGCCGCGCTCGGGGTCGGTTTCGACCGGGTCCGCTGGCGCGAGCTGACCACGCTGTCGGGCGGGGAGCAGAAGCGGCTGGTCCTGGAGGCACTGCTGCGTGGACCCGACGAGGTGCTGATCCTGGACGAGCCCGACAACTACCTCGACGTGCCGGCCAAGGAATGGCTGGAGGGTCGGCTGACCGAGTCGCCGAAGACGGTGCTCTTCGTCAGCCACGACCGCGAGCTGATGGCGCGGACCGCCACCCGGGTGGTCACCCTGGAGCTCGGTGCCGCGGGCAACACGGCCTGGGTCCATCCGGCCGGCTTCGGCACCTATCACGCGGCGCGCCGCGAGCGGTTCGCGCGGCTGGAGGAGCTGCGCCGGCGCTGGGACGAGGAACATCACAAGCTGCGCGAGCTGATGTTGATGTACAAGAACAAGGCCGCCTACAACGCCGACATGGCCTCGCGCTACCGCGCGGCGCAGACCCGGCTGAAGCGATTCGTCGACGCCGGGCCGCCGCAGGCCATCCCGCGCGAGCAGCAGGTCCGGATGCGGCTGCGCGGCGGGCGTACCGCCAAGCGGGCGGTGATCATCGAAGATCTCGAACTGACCGGCCTGATGCGCCCGTTCGACCTCGAGGTCTGGTACGGCGAACGCGTGGCCGTGTTGGGATCCAACGGCTCGGGCAAGTCGCACTTCCTGCGGCTGCTGGCGGCCGGCGGCTCCGATCCGGACACCGAACACCGGCCGGTCGGCGAGTTGATCATCGAACCGGTAGGCCACACCGGCCGCGCCCGGCTCGGCGCCCGCGTCCGGCCCGGCTGGTTCGTCCAGACCCATGATCATCCGGAGCTGATCGGGCGTACCCTGCTGGAGATCTTGCACCGCGGTGATGATCACCGCACGGGCCTGCCGCGGGAGGAGGCCTCCCGCAAACTCGATCGCTACGAGCTCGCCGGCAGTGCGGAGCAGCCGTTCGAGTCACTGTCCGGCGGGCAGCAGGCGCGGTTCCAGATCTTGTTGCTTGAGCTGTCCGGCGCCACGCTGCTGTTGCTCGACGAGCCGACCGACAATCTCGACGTGGAATCGGCAGAGGCGCTGGAGGAGGGGCTGGCCGGCTTCGACGGGACGGTGCTGGCGGTCACCCACGACCGCTGGTTCGCCCGCGATTTCGACCGCTTCCTGGTCTTCGGTGGCGACGGGGAGGTCCGCGAGTCGGCGGAACCGGTCTGGACCTCCGAGCGCGTGCGTCGCGCTCGATGA
- a CDS encoding DUF7455 domain-containing protein has product MSNTIVDDALTAADRCDRCGAQAYVRVTLEGGAELLFCAHHNKAHEAKLKQVALKIQDETARLHA; this is encoded by the coding sequence GTGAGCAACACGATCGTCGACGACGCCCTGACCGCTGCTGACCGCTGCGACCGTTGCGGCGCTCAGGCATATGTCCGCGTCACCCTGGAGGGTGGCGCCGAGCTGCTGTTCTGCGCACACCACAACAAGGCCCACGAGGCCAAGCTCAAGCAGGTAGCGCTCAAGATCCAGGACGAGACCGCGCGGCTGCACGCCTGA